GCAGCAAATCCTTGCCTATTTTGATTACACATGTCATGCCTTCACACTCCAGACAGGAGTCTTTCTGAGGACTAGAATGATGCTATCTTAGTAAATCTGTTTTCCATTCTGTTGCAGATGGCTAGGTACTCGGCATTGCTGGTTGGTATCATCTACGGGAAGAAGCGATATGGTAAGAGTTAGACGTGATCTTGTCCTGTAGGCAatattgcattttttttaaaggtCTGGAACAAATTACTGGCTTTTtctaacattagattagattacttagtgtggaaacaggcccttcggcccaacaagtccacaccgccccaccgaagcgcaacccacccatacccctacatttaccccttaccaacactacgggcaatttagcatggccaattcacctggcctgcacatctttgtgactgtgggacgaaacccacgcagacagtcgcctgaggcgggaattgaacccgggtctctggcgctatgaggcagcagtgctaaccactgtgccgttcACAACCTGTCTGAAGGATTCAGCAATTAATAATTAAAAGTTAATGATAAACTTTGCCATATGTCAGCTCTAGCTGAACTACTTCCATGTATTCCTTAGGTGATAATCAAACAACTTGTCGCAATACCCAGAAAATAATGATTACATTTGATGAAAGTGGCAATAGCGTACAGGCTGTAAATAACTTTTAATTTCACCAGTTCCTATAGAGACTCACTGTTTATGTTTCATTTATAATGAAGATTATCTGAAGCCTATTGCTGAAGAGGAGAGGAGAATTGAGGCTGAAGAGAAAAAGAAACGGGATGAGCTTGAACGAATTGCAAAACAGTTGGCGGAAGGTATTTGAAAAATAAGTTATTCTGTGATAGCACAGAAACAATATTTTGTATTTGGTGTCTATCAAAGGAGAGTAAATTATACATTGTAATGACAAATGTATCTCATAACTAGTGTAGGAAAATAATGACAAGGgtatgtcattcagtccttgagCCTTTTCTATCATTCCCTCTTATATTATAATATTacctcaactccatttacccAACTTAGAGACACAGGAGAGATACCCTGTCTCTCCTTGCCTAACAAAAATCTAACAATTTCAAACTTTTAAGATTTCTGTTGACTGAAAATCCAGAAGCTTTTTGGAAGCAAATTCCATTTCTCCATAAACTTTTGCGTTGGAGGGATAAGTGCTGCCCTCCTGTTTTTATTCAGTATGACTTGCCTCTAACTTTATGATTATATGTTCTGTTATTCTGGATGGTTGGTGTCACAGCCTTTATACGTCTAGCCTATCATTTTAAACgcttcaattagatcacctcAAATTTTCAAACTTAAGATCCTAAAGTCAAGTTTTATGTAACCGGTTTTACAGATTAACTCTTTAAGCATTGGTATAATTCTGTTGTGTCTATACTGCACCCATTTTAAGCCAGTACATCCTGAGATTTGATGCCTTGAACTCAACCAGATTGTCTGACTAAAGCTTTGTACTATTGAATTATAATTTTTTCACATTGCCTTTGGCGCTGTGCATCAATCAGTGTCTTTGCCATCAATTCCATCTCTCTTTGTCCATCACCATGGTTTGAACCAGCCTGTTCATAATCCCAACATTCTATTTGATCCTGAACTGAGCTTTAACCCCATAATTTCTCCATTATaaaaatggcttgcttccacccTGAATCAAGCCATCATCTGTTGGAACCCGCCTGCATGCTGTATAGTTTTTAGCTAATCCAAATCTTTGCTTTCCACATCTATCTTATACCAAATTGCATTCAGTCATTGCTCTGTGTTAGCTGACAAACATTGGTTCCCAACTCTTTCTCAGCTTAAACTTGTAATTCTCTTTGGAATGTTCTCTGTCTCTGATCATTTCTTGACCTCAccccttctgtttttgtcactgttGCCAGCTTCATAGAGAACCCACCCAGAATTTTGCATACTTTCAACTTTGGCCTTTTATGCCTCTTACACTCCCTTCACTATGCCATCAGTGACTGATTTCAGAAATCTTGGCCGTAAACTGAAAATCTGTCTCCAACTCCCTCTCCTTTTAAGATCCTATTTATGACTCCCTCCCAAAAGATTGAAA
The sequence above is drawn from the Chiloscyllium punctatum isolate Juve2018m chromosome 14, sChiPun1.3, whole genome shotgun sequence genome and encodes:
- the LOC140485633 gene encoding ATP synthase subunit e, mitochondrial-like, with protein sequence MVPPVQVSPLIKMARYSALLVGIIYGKKRYDYLKPIAEEERRIEAEEKKKRDELERIAKQLAEANEDTILK